One window of the Candidatus Zixiibacteriota bacterium genome contains the following:
- the hslU gene encoding molecular chaperone and ATPase component of HslUV protease (Evidence 2a : Function from experimental evidences in other organisms; PubMedId : 10368140, 10693812, 20370831, 8244018, 9003766, 9722513; Product type f : factor), which produces MINXDYRTPREIVAHLDRYIIGQDNAKKCVAIALRNRWRRRVAPDDIRREILPNNILMIGPTGVGKTEIARRLAEMAGAPFLKVEASKFTEVGYVGRDVESMVRDLVDLAVNMVKNEKADKVSLKAEDNANERILDLLLPPVPKPKIPSAETPVPDENHESTRDKLREKLLAGKLEDKMVELDTPQDRFPVVEIFSPMGMEELGINFQEMFSGLMPKKTKRRKMTVAEARKFLYSEEVSKLVNMDDVIADALERVQESGIIFIDEIDKIVGEKTKVGPDVSREGVQRDILPIVEGSAVMTKYGMVTTEHVLFIAAGAFHSAKPSDLIPELQGRFPIRVELDSLTAADFIRILSEPQNALVKQYSALMASEGMKLSFSDSALKKIAEIAEKVNTNTENIGARRLHTIMSTLLEDIMFDSPDGKKILKITSEMVEKKLKDIVGDEDLSRYIL; this is translated from the coding sequence ATGATTAATANAGATTACAGAACCCCGCGTGAAATTGTCGCCCATCTGGATCGCTATATAATAGGACAGGACAACGCCAAAAAATGTGTCGCCATTGCGCTGCGTAATCGCTGGCGGCGGCGGGTTGCGCCCGATGATATTCGCCGCGAAATTCTGCCCAACAATATCCTGATGATCGGACCGACCGGGGTTGGCAAGACGGAAATCGCCCGCCGGCTGGCCGAGATGGCCGGGGCCCCATTTCTCAAGGTGGAGGCCTCGAAATTCACCGAAGTTGGGTATGTCGGGCGCGATGTCGAATCGATGGTTCGCGATCTGGTCGATCTGGCTGTCAACATGGTGAAAAACGAAAAGGCTGACAAAGTATCTTTAAAGGCAGAAGACAATGCCAATGAAAGAATTCTTGATCTTCTTCTGCCTCCGGTACCAAAGCCGAAAATCCCGTCCGCCGAAACGCCTGTACCGGATGAAAATCACGAAAGTACTCGGGACAAACTTCGGGAAAAACTTCTGGCCGGCAAACTGGAAGACAAAATGGTGGAGCTGGACACACCTCAGGACCGCTTTCCGGTGGTCGAGATTTTTTCGCCCATGGGAATGGAGGAACTGGGCATCAACTTTCAGGAGATGTTCTCCGGCCTGATGCCGAAAAAAACCAAACGGCGCAAAATGACCGTCGCCGAGGCCCGGAAATTTCTCTATTCGGAAGAAGTCTCCAAGCTGGTCAATATGGATGATGTTATTGCCGATGCTCTCGAGCGGGTTCAAGAATCAGGGATAATCTTCATCGATGAGATTGATAAAATTGTCGGCGAAAAAACCAAGGTCGGTCCCGATGTCTCCCGCGAAGGTGTTCAGCGTGATATACTTCCGATTGTCGAAGGGTCGGCAGTTATGACGAAGTATGGCATGGTTACCACGGAACATGTCCTTTTCATTGCGGCCGGGGCCTTTCATTCCGCCAAGCCGTCCGACCTCATCCCTGAATTGCAGGGGCGCTTCCCGATACGGGTCGAACTTGATTCGCTTACCGCCGCCGATTTTATTCGCATTCTTTCGGAGCCGCAAAACGCTCTCGTGAAGCAATATTCGGCCCTGATGGCCTCGGAGGGGATGAAACTATCATTTTCCGATAGTGCCTTGAAAAAGATTGCCGAAATCGCCGAGAAGGTCAACACCAATACCGAAAATATCGGGGCCCGGCGGCTGCATACCATCATGAGCACCCTGCTCGAGGATATCATGTTTGATTCCCCCGACGGTAAAAAGATTTTGAAAATCACCTCCGAAATGGTGGAAAAGAAATTGAAGGATATTGTCGGCGACGAGGACTTGAGTCGCTATATTCTATAA
- the hslV gene encoding peptidase component of the HslUV protease (Evidence 2a : Function from experimental evidences in other organisms; PubMedId : 10368140, 10693812, 8244018, 9003766, 9013898, 9177170, 9257689; Product type e : enzyme) — protein MTQMHGTTIIGLRYKGRVAMAGDGQVTFNDTIVKAKAIKIRRLYNDKILAGFAGAAADALALFERFEGKIEEFSGNLPRAAVELAKDWRTDKYLQKLEALLAVADTKNSLLIAGSGEVVEPDDGILAIGSGGPYALAAARAIISTKPQQTAEEIVRRALEIAAQICIYTNDNITVESIK, from the coding sequence ATGACACAGATGCACGGTACAACCATAATCGGGCTGAGATATAAGGGCCGTGTCGCCATGGCCGGCGACGGGCAGGTCACTTTTAATGATACCATTGTCAAGGCGAAAGCCATTAAGATTCGCCGCCTTTATAATGATAAAATTCTGGCCGGGTTTGCCGGGGCCGCCGCCGACGCCCTGGCGCTGTTCGAACGATTTGAAGGAAAAATCGAGGAATTTTCGGGTAATCTCCCCAGGGCCGCCGTGGAATTGGCCAAAGACTGGCGGACCGATAAATATCTTCAGAAATTGGAGGCCCTTCTCGCGGTCGCCGATACCAAAAATTCGCTTCTCATCGCCGGGTCCGGCGAGGTGGTCGAGCCGGATGACGGCATTTTGGCGATCGGTTCCGGGGGGCCGTACGCTTTAGCGGCGGCGCGCGCCATCATTTCTACCAAACCGCAGCAGACCGCCGAAGAAATCGTCCGCCGGGCGCTCGAAATCGCCGCCCAAATCTGTATTTACACCAATGACAATATTACCGTAGAAAGTATAAAATGA
- the xerC gene encoding Tyrosine recombinase XerC encodes MIDKTLNEYLNYLAQKRRLSPGSIETYRRSLRGWVKFLEEEYKKTPPEPKLNVLLLRKYLAQRRAESVSVRTLAGFISALSGFQGFLAQHKKYIPFLTKLSKLKYTEKIPDFLSQKETEELFGFLAKDTYLAWRDYLMVSFFYLTGIRRAELTMLKVSDLDFRRHTATVLGKGNKVRVVPYGAALHRDLENYLEVRENFIGSGRHNLGYLFLNYQGSPLTVRSVDRIVRNYCARLGKRVTPHMLRHSFATHMLENGADILAIKEMLGHASLATTQKYTHITAEQLKAVYNKAHPRA; translated from the coding sequence ATGATCGATAAAACCCTGAATGAGTATTTAAATTATCTCGCTCAGAAACGTCGTCTGTCCCCCGGTAGTATCGAAACCTACCGGCGTTCCCTGAGGGGCTGGGTGAAATTTTTGGAAGAGGAATATAAGAAGACTCCCCCGGAGCCGAAACTCAATGTTCTCTTGCTCCGCAAATACCTCGCTCAAAGACGGGCCGAATCGGTTTCGGTCAGGACCCTGGCCGGATTTATTTCCGCCCTGTCCGGATTCCAGGGGTTTCTGGCCCAGCATAAAAAATATATCCCCTTTCTGACAAAATTAAGCAAGTTGAAATACACCGAGAAAATTCCTGACTTTCTCTCTCAAAAGGAAACCGAGGAGTTATTCGGATTTCTGGCAAAAGATACTTATCTGGCGTGGCGGGACTACCTCATGGTTTCGTTCTTTTATCTGACCGGTATTCGCCGGGCCGAATTGACCATGCTGAAAGTCTCGGATTTGGATTTTCGCCGCCACACTGCGACTGTTCTGGGAAAAGGAAACAAGGTCAGGGTTGTCCCTTATGGCGCCGCCCTGCATCGCGACCTGGAAAATTATTTGGAGGTTCGGGAAAATTTTATCGGTTCCGGACGGCACAATCTGGGTTATCTATTTCTCAATTATCAGGGCTCTCCGCTGACTGTCCGCTCGGTCGATCGGATTGTCAGAAATTATTGCGCCCGTCTGGGCAAACGGGTCACCCCGCATATGCTTCGCCACAGTTTCGCCACCCATATGCTTGAAAACGGCGCCGATATTCTGGCCATCAAAGAAATGCTGGGGCACGCCTCTCTGGCCACGACCCAGAAATACACTCATATTACCGCCGAGCAGTTGAAAGCGGTTTATAACAAGGCCCACCCGCGGGCCTGA
- the topA gene encoding DNA topoisomerase 1, giving the protein MAKNLLIVESPAKSRTLKKFLGRSFEILPTIGHIRDLPKSKLGVDPDDNFKIDYVTIKGKEKVIEKLREAAKNSEKIYLAPDPDREGEAIAWHVAKQLKGVKNITRVTFNEITKSAVLEAMEHTRDIDLNLVDAQQARRVLDRLVGYKVSPFLWKTIARGLSAGRVQSVALRIICEREAEIEAFVIEEYWEIEALLKNGDGELWSKLVKIDGAKPEIKNQAEADKISAELRNEKFIVESVKKSEKVRKPYPPFITSTLQQESARALYFSAKKTMMVAQQLYEGVELGDEGATGLITYMRTDSTRIADTAIGAVRDFIKEQYGNAYLPKSGIKYGAKKGSQDAHEAIRPTYMDRSPDAIKKFLTKDQYKLYSLIWNRFVASQMAPAVYDTTDVDIKAGKYLFHSHAQSLKFDGFLKVYQEAKENGQNGENGLVDFIPNLKDGDILTLLELKPSQHFTKPPARFSEAMLVKTLEAEGIGRPSTYATIISTILERKYVEMKERRLFPTELGKTVNKILVEYFPNIFDIKFTAHMETDLDQIEIGKENWVDVIKEFYNPFEKTLDKLSTKHKKIKESMTEATDEKCEKCGSPMVIKWGRNGRFLACSAFPECRFTKPLDADEQPAAPTDIKCEKCGSPMIVKSGRFGKFLACSAYPKCKNTQSLPTGIKCPKDGGNVIQMQSKRKRTFFGCSNYPKCDFVSWDKPINESCPHCGNNYLVEKFSQKTGAYKYCPTCKHKFTAEPHNNPEPAAVK; this is encoded by the coding sequence GTGGCAAAAAATCTTCTGATTGTCGAATCCCCGGCCAAGTCCCGGACCCTTAAAAAATTCCTGGGGCGAAGCTTCGAAATTCTGCCGACCATCGGCCATATCAGAGATTTGCCCAAATCGAAATTGGGCGTCGATCCCGATGACAATTTCAAAATCGATTATGTCACCATCAAAGGCAAAGAGAAAGTCATCGAGAAATTGCGAGAGGCCGCGAAAAATTCCGAAAAAATTTATCTCGCCCCGGATCCGGATCGCGAGGGGGAAGCGATTGCCTGGCATGTTGCCAAGCAACTCAAAGGGGTGAAAAATATCACCCGTGTGACCTTTAATGAAATTACCAAATCGGCCGTTCTGGAAGCGATGGAACATACCCGCGACATCGATTTGAACTTGGTCGACGCCCAACAGGCGCGGCGGGTTCTGGATCGCCTGGTCGGGTATAAGGTTTCTCCGTTTCTGTGGAAGACCATCGCCCGCGGACTTTCCGCCGGGCGGGTTCAATCGGTGGCGCTTCGCATTATCTGTGAGCGGGAAGCCGAGATTGAAGCGTTCGTCATCGAGGAATACTGGGAAATTGAGGCCCTGCTAAAAAATGGGGATGGCGAACTCTGGTCGAAATTGGTGAAGATTGACGGGGCCAAGCCGGAAATTAAAAATCAAGCCGAAGCGGACAAAATTTCCGCTGAACTCCGTAACGAAAAATTCATTGTCGAGTCGGTCAAGAAATCGGAAAAAGTTCGCAAGCCCTATCCGCCGTTTATAACCAGCACGCTACAGCAGGAGTCGGCGCGGGCTCTCTATTTTTCCGCAAAGAAAACCATGATGGTGGCTCAGCAATTGTATGAAGGGGTGGAACTGGGCGACGAAGGGGCCACCGGCCTCATTACATACATGCGCACCGATTCGACCCGTATTGCCGACACCGCCATCGGCGCCGTCCGTGATTTTATCAAAGAGCAGTACGGGAATGCGTACCTGCCAAAGTCCGGAATCAAATACGGGGCCAAAAAGGGAAGTCAGGACGCCCACGAAGCGATCCGTCCGACCTATATGGATAGATCTCCCGACGCCATTAAAAAATTCCTGACCAAAGACCAATATAAATTGTATTCCCTTATCTGGAACCGCTTCGTAGCCTCACAAATGGCCCCGGCGGTTTATGATACCACCGATGTCGATATCAAGGCCGGTAAATATCTATTTCATTCCCACGCCCAGAGTTTGAAATTCGACGGTTTCCTGAAAGTATATCAGGAGGCCAAAGAAAACGGCCAGAACGGAGAAAACGGTCTGGTTGATTTTATTCCCAATTTGAAAGACGGCGATATTTTGACCCTATTGGAATTGAAGCCGTCCCAACATTTCACCAAACCCCCGGCCAGATTCTCCGAAGCGATGCTGGTTAAGACCCTTGAGGCCGAGGGGATCGGGCGGCCGTCAACTTACGCCACCATTATTTCGACAATTCTCGAGCGGAAATATGTTGAAATGAAGGAACGGCGGCTGTTTCCTACCGAGTTAGGGAAGACCGTCAACAAAATCCTTGTCGAATATTTCCCGAATATTTTTGACATTAAATTCACGGCTCACATGGAAACCGATCTTGACCAGATCGAAATCGGCAAGGAAAACTGGGTTGATGTTATAAAAGAGTTTTACAATCCGTTTGAAAAGACGCTTGACAAATTGTCCACAAAGCATAAAAAAATAAAAGAATCGATGACTGAAGCGACCGATGAAAAATGTGAAAAATGCGGTTCGCCGATGGTTATCAAATGGGGACGGAACGGCCGTTTTCTCGCCTGCTCGGCGTTTCCCGAATGTCGTTTCACCAAGCCGCTTGACGCCGACGAACAGCCGGCGGCCCCGACCGATATCAAGTGCGAAAAGTGCGGCTCCCCGATGATTGTCAAGAGCGGCCGATTTGGAAAATTCCTGGCTTGCTCGGCTTACCCGAAATGCAAGAATACGCAGTCCCTGCCGACCGGAATCAAATGCCCCAAGGATGGCGGCAATGTCATCCAGATGCAGTCCAAAAGGAAACGAACTTTCTTTGGATGTTCCAATTATCCCAAGTGCGATTTTGTCAGCTGGGACAAACCGATTAATGAATCGTGCCCCCATTGCGGGAACAATTATCTTGTCGAGAAATTTTCGCAGAAAACCGGCGCCTATAAATACTGCCCTACCTGTAAGCACAAATTCACGGCGGAGCCCCATAATAATCCGGAACCGGCCGCCGTCAAATAA
- a CDS encoding putative DNA-directed RNA polymerase subunit omega (Evidence 3 : Putative function from multiple computational evidences), whose protein sequence is MAKMSFEELDKLTENRYEAVLLAAQRARQVNAFRLAQLERLGENAEVIDGRKVTTLALQDLMTGKVKFRRRQQH, encoded by the coding sequence GTGGCCAAGATGTCGTTTGAGGAATTGGATAAGTTGACCGAAAATCGTTACGAAGCGGTTCTTCTGGCCGCTCAACGGGCCCGTCAGGTCAACGCTTTTCGCCTGGCTCAACTGGAACGTTTGGGCGAAAATGCCGAAGTTATCGACGGGCGCAAAGTTACCACCCTGGCACTGCAGGATTTAATGACGGGCAAAGTGAAATTCCGTCGTCGTCAGCAACATTGA
- the gmk gene encoding Guanylate kinase — protein sequence MSKSGKGKIIIISSPSGGGKSSICRKLLSPRNRKEGWQFSISVTTRPPRRNERNGREYWFVDYPEFVRRRKRHEFAESCQVHRFYYGTPRKPLDDVLKKGGVILLDVDVKGAFALKYKYPMAASIFILPPGKDELKRRLKKRGTEDDSQFKIRQSRALSEMKLFRKFEYVVINKDLTTAVKEVKTIVDSLHCRYDNLDLEHISRIVG from the coding sequence ATGTCTAAAAGCGGAAAAGGGAAAATCATTATTATTTCTTCGCCCTCCGGCGGCGGCAAGAGTTCCATCTGCAGGAAACTTCTCTCGCCCCGCAACCGTAAGGAGGGCTGGCAGTTTTCGATTTCTGTCACCACCCGTCCGCCGCGCCGCAACGAACGCAACGGTCGCGAATACTGGTTTGTCGATTATCCCGAATTTGTCCGGCGGCGAAAAAGGCATGAGTTCGCCGAATCTTGCCAGGTGCACCGCTTCTATTACGGCACGCCGCGCAAGCCGCTCGATGATGTCCTGAAAAAGGGCGGGGTAATTCTGCTGGATGTCGATGTCAAAGGGGCTTTTGCGCTGAAATATAAATATCCGATGGCGGCCAGCATTTTTATTCTGCCTCCCGGCAAGGACGAACTGAAACGCCGCCTGAAAAAGCGCGGGACGGAGGATGACAGTCAGTTTAAGATCCGTCAGAGCCGCGCTTTGAGTGAAATGAAATTGTTCAGAAAATTCGAATATGTCGTAATAAATAAAGACCTTACTACCGCTGTTAAAGAAGTCAAGACAATTGTCGATTCTCTTCATTGTCGATACGACAACCTGGACTTGGAACATATTAGCCGAATCGTCGGTTAA
- a CDS encoding YicC protein has protein sequence MNSMTGYGKADFRNRQLAVSVEVSSVNNRYLEFSFRLPKQLGFLEPRLKELVASKLSRGKVSLLFNYEDYGFGIDRLTVNRSLAESALGELQALKKKYNLKGEIEIGHLVAFPDIFRVDKSEDLEKRIWPIIEKVTKKALDGLVTMRHKEGTHLEKDFRGRLSFLTERIGKIEKDSSQNISRYREKLTRRINEVLDNRTADGARLEEEVAYFAERSDITEECVRFRSHLKQFGADLKGTDSVGKRLNFILQELNREANTIGSKSAVASISKAVLELKEEIEKMREQVQNIE, from the coding sequence ATGAATTCAATGACCGGTTACGGGAAAGCCGATTTCAGGAATCGCCAATTAGCGGTTTCTGTCGAGGTTTCCTCAGTTAACAATCGATATCTTGAATTTTCTTTTCGATTGCCGAAGCAATTGGGGTTTCTGGAGCCCCGCCTGAAAGAACTGGTGGCCTCCAAATTGAGCCGGGGGAAAGTCAGCCTTCTGTTTAATTATGAAGACTATGGTTTCGGAATTGATCGCCTGACAGTCAATCGCAGCCTGGCCGAAAGCGCTTTGGGAGAATTGCAGGCTCTCAAGAAAAAATATAACCTCAAAGGGGAAATAGAAATCGGACATCTGGTGGCCTTCCCCGACATTTTCCGGGTCGATAAATCGGAAGATCTTGAAAAAAGGATTTGGCCGATCATAGAAAAAGTTACCAAGAAGGCGCTGGACGGGCTGGTCACTATGCGCCATAAAGAAGGAACCCATCTTGAGAAGGACTTTCGCGGTCGTCTTTCATTCCTCACGGAACGAATCGGGAAGATTGAGAAAGACTCATCCCAGAATATTTCCCGCTATCGTGAAAAATTGACTCGGCGGATAAATGAAGTTCTCGATAATCGGACCGCCGATGGGGCCCGGCTGGAAGAAGAAGTGGCCTATTTTGCCGAACGTTCCGATATCACCGAAGAATGTGTCCGTTTCCGCAGCCATCTCAAACAATTCGGGGCCGATCTTAAGGGGACCGACTCGGTCGGCAAGAGACTCAACTTTATTCTGCAGGAATTGAATCGCGAAGCCAACACGATTGGCTCCAAATCGGCGGTAGCCTCCATTTCGAAGGCTGTTCTGGAACTGAAAGAAGAAATTGAAAAAATGCGTGAACAGGTGCAGAATATTGAATAG
- a CDS encoding putative Uncharacterized transporter YebQ (Evidence 3 : Putative function from multiple computational evidences) yields MTDLTKYKYKALIITGLATFLGTLDSSIVNVSLPTISREMGASMDTVGWVIIAYAISIISLLMVFGVISEKKGYQKSYYYGFLLFILGSALCGLSFNIYFLIAMRALQGIGAALLVSVGPAMITKTFPESERGRGLASIAMVVATGLMLGPPLGGFIVGGLGWRWVFFVNLPLGLLGIYLTFRFIRDFPVADPDRKIHLPGAGSLSFGFLTLMLAFSFYGRHIITPAIIAAGLAVAGISFALFFYFEYNPQTRLIGLDLFKNKIFSFSLLALFMVFIGLSAVSVILPFYLEQIKKFEPEEVGLILMVIPICGFITAPLAGYLADKFQARIISTTGIVILLAGVWMVRFLDASSGLDSIIFSLAFIGLGMGVFGTPNTSSIMGSVRKLQLGSASGILSTTRSLSMAFGVGLSMALLNYYQNLFLRADSDIDLAFIYGFKMDFAFVAAVVLIGAIASLLRGKNLAEKTNVTS; encoded by the coding sequence ATGACCGATCTGACCAAATATAAATATAAGGCCCTGATAATTACCGGCCTGGCGACCTTTCTGGGCACCCTCGATTCCTCCATCGTCAATGTTTCTTTGCCGACCATCAGCCGGGAAATGGGTGCGTCGATGGATACGGTCGGCTGGGTAATAATCGCCTACGCCATTTCCATTATTTCTCTACTTATGGTTTTCGGAGTCATTTCGGAGAAGAAAGGGTACCAGAAATCATATTATTACGGCTTTCTCCTCTTTATTTTGGGCTCGGCCCTCTGCGGATTATCATTCAATATCTATTTCTTGATTGCCATGCGGGCCCTTCAGGGAATTGGCGCGGCACTTTTGGTGTCGGTGGGTCCGGCCATGATAACCAAAACCTTCCCGGAATCGGAACGGGGCCGGGGCCTGGCATCGATTGCCATGGTAGTCGCGACCGGCTTAATGCTCGGGCCTCCTCTGGGCGGTTTTATTGTCGGCGGTCTGGGGTGGAGATGGGTGTTTTTTGTCAATCTCCCTCTCGGCCTTCTGGGGATTTATCTGACATTCCGATTTATAAGAGATTTCCCGGTCGCCGATCCGGATCGCAAAATTCATTTGCCGGGAGCCGGAAGTCTCTCTTTCGGCTTTCTTACTTTGATGCTGGCCTTTTCCTTTTATGGCCGTCATATAATAACTCCGGCAATAATCGCCGCCGGACTGGCGGTCGCCGGAATCAGTTTCGCCCTGTTTTTTTATTTCGAATATAATCCTCAAACGCGCTTGATCGGATTGGACCTGTTTAAGAATAAAATTTTCTCTTTTTCGCTTCTGGCTCTTTTTATGGTGTTCATCGGGCTTTCCGCCGTGAGCGTCATATTGCCATTCTATCTGGAACAGATAAAGAAATTTGAACCGGAAGAAGTCGGCCTGATATTGATGGTTATTCCGATTTGCGGATTTATCACGGCTCCTCTGGCCGGTTATCTTGCCGATAAATTTCAAGCCCGGATTATCTCGACCACGGGTATAGTTATCCTCCTGGCCGGGGTTTGGATGGTACGATTCCTTGATGCGTCTTCCGGTTTAGACTCAATTATTTTCTCGCTGGCTTTTATCGGCCTCGGAATGGGAGTCTTTGGCACCCCGAATACTTCAAGTATTATGGGATCGGTCAGAAAATTGCAGCTGGGGTCGGCCTCAGGGATACTATCCACGACCCGAAGTCTCAGCATGGCCTTTGGTGTCGGGCTATCGATGGCACTTCTCAATTATTATCAAAATCTTTTCCTAAGGGCCGATTCCGATATAGATCTCGCTTTTATATATGGATTTAAGATGGATTTTGCCTTTGTCGCCGCCGTCGTGCTGATCGGGGCAATTGCGAGCCTTCTGCGAGGCAAGAATCTTGCCGAAAAAACGAATGTGACCTCTTAG
- a CDS encoding putative RNA polymerase sigma factor, sigma-70 family (Evidence 3 : Putative function from multiple computational evidences), with amino-acid sequence MELRDLVGRFIQGDQKAFTELVRRYERKVYSIAYRILENHLDADEVTQETFVRIYEKRHEIRDASFFTSLVLRIATNYAIDLLRKKQRRFISVDDETEMMPAVEVEMAALTEAPDFALLNEELATIIDKGIGLLPTRQRVTIILHDVEGYSKTEVAMAMGCPEATVRSNLHVARAKLKKWLAKRIK; translated from the coding sequence ATGGAACTACGGGATCTGGTCGGCAGATTTATCCAGGGAGACCAGAAGGCTTTTACCGAACTGGTCAGGAGGTACGAGCGGAAGGTATATTCGATTGCCTATCGAATCTTGGAAAACCATCTTGACGCCGATGAAGTGACTCAGGAAACCTTTGTCAGGATATATGAGAAACGCCACGAGATACGAGATGCAAGTTTCTTTACCAGCCTGGTCCTGAGAATCGCGACCAATTACGCCATCGACCTGCTCCGCAAAAAGCAGCGGCGCTTTATTTCGGTGGATGATGAGACCGAGATGATGCCGGCGGTCGAGGTGGAAATGGCGGCCTTAACGGAGGCCCCCGATTTCGCCCTTCTCAACGAGGAATTGGCGACGATCATCGATAAGGGGATCGGGCTCCTGCCGACCCGCCAGAGGGTGACGATAATTCTCCATGATGTCGAGGGTTATTCCAAGACGGAAGTGGCGATGGCGATGGGATGTCCCGAAGCTACGGTCCGCTCCAATTTGCATGTCGCCCGGGCAAAATTGAAAAAATGGCTGGCGAAGAGAATAAAGTGA
- a CDS encoding hypothetical protein (Evidence 5 : Unknown function), translating into MNCREIRYYIDDYLVGNLSPGLKEGFELHLQSCFDCRDYVDEEKNLRDRFRNLPTPQPPESYWQQLETKIGARVLASEINRIGGGYLPSPSKSVWPILVPLAAVLALLFLSFSWQAPGGRKVSIFSPELIGNYSVVYEEFQSDTTSVPEIMNSLLLTSPGTAGYGLIQMERLTRMGWEEY; encoded by the coding sequence ATGAATTGCCGTGAAATCCGTTATTATATCGATGATTATCTGGTGGGGAATCTGTCGCCGGGACTGAAGGAGGGTTTTGAATTGCACCTTCAATCCTGTTTCGATTGCCGCGATTATGTCGACGAAGAGAAAAATCTGCGGGATCGGTTTCGGAATCTCCCGACACCGCAACCCCCGGAAAGTTATTGGCAGCAGTTGGAAACAAAAATCGGCGCCCGGGTACTGGCAAGCGAGATAAACAGGATCGGCGGGGGATATCTCCCATCCCCCTCCAAATCGGTATGGCCGATATTGGTTCCTCTGGCGGCCGTGCTGGCTCTTCTGTTTCTGTCATTTTCATGGCAGGCGCCGGGCGGCCGGAAGGTCTCGATTTTCTCTCCGGAATTAATCGGAAACTACTCTGTTGTATATGAGGAATTTCAATCCGATACGACCTCGGTTCCGGAAATTATGAATTCCCTTCTTCTGACATCCCCGGGGACGGCGGGCTATGGATTAATTCAAATGGAGCGCCTGACCCGAATGGGCTGGGAGGAGTACTAA
- a CDS encoding hypothetical protein (Evidence 5 : Unknown function), which produces MIHSKLPHIWFLVGIMLMAGCATEKKEVRLAFKFRPNQKRQYSNEVKVSSKTFESGRVVRTGANSYKTNINEDVVSLADSGQARIRLTDIIEVPSRKDSELAKADPRQEEWSLEYLMAPNGKVLELYPSDSLSTELVTFYKNYYEQALPVFPQNPVSEGYSWSQSVKLIVKNEGTTRAETTYRVRALVREAGYDCAVIEYQGNLVLPFRGTDKEGALVIKLERINSDGKIYFAYREGMIVRQEETYTIESEGTRSLNGATKEYKETGTRFNSLILTAND; this is translated from the coding sequence ATGATCCATAGCAAACTACCTCACATCTGGTTTCTGGTCGGAATAATGCTTATGGCAGGATGCGCCACGGAGAAAAAGGAAGTTCGTCTGGCGTTCAAATTCCGTCCTAATCAGAAAAGACAATACAGTAACGAAGTCAAGGTGTCATCGAAGACTTTTGAATCGGGAAGAGTGGTAAGGACCGGCGCCAATTCTTATAAGACCAATATAAATGAAGACGTCGTCAGTTTGGCCGACAGCGGACAGGCCCGTATTCGTCTGACCGACATTATCGAAGTGCCATCTCGGAAAGATTCGGAATTGGCCAAAGCCGATCCCCGCCAGGAGGAATGGTCGCTGGAATATTTGATGGCGCCTAATGGCAAGGTCCTGGAGCTGTATCCCTCCGATTCACTAAGTACAGAACTGGTGACTTTTTATAAGAATTACTATGAGCAGGCCCTTCCGGTATTTCCCCAAAATCCGGTTTCGGAAGGATACAGTTGGAGCCAATCGGTTAAGTTGATTGTCAAGAACGAAGGGACAACGCGGGCGGAAACTACCTATCGGGTACGAGCGCTGGTTCGCGAGGCCGGATATGACTGCGCCGTGATTGAATACCAGGGGAATTTGGTGCTTCCGTTTCGAGGGACCGATAAAGAAGGGGCTCTCGTCATAAAACTGGAGCGAATAAATTCCGACGGCAAAATCTATTTCGCCTACCGCGAGGGAATGATTGTTCGTCAGGAAGAAACCTACACGATCGAGTCGGAGGGAACGCGCAGTTTGAATGGCGCCACCAAGGAGTATAAAGAAACCGGCACCAGATTCAATTCCCTGATATTGACCGCCAATGATTAG